From a single Candoia aspera isolate rCanAsp1 chromosome 2, rCanAsp1.hap2, whole genome shotgun sequence genomic region:
- the LPAR5 gene encoding lysophosphatidic acid receptor 5 translates to MSAANVTKCNDYSCIHQLQLVGYSLIFIAGLCLNVASLLIFLYHLKLKSVVAIYMCNLVVTDLLFTISLPFRIYYYFMGEWLFGTFLCQVFGSLFQINMYGSCLFLMCINLDRFIAIVYPLRWRHLRRPKVARLLCCLVWVLILMGSIPVAVIHKTTSCTKQNETITLCFESFSNDLWQEELFSLVILAEILGFLFPLASVTVCSVRIFQKLCQAGRMQSLRQEKTIRMLVVNLVIFIICFVPYNTILAAYGMIKANVIKTELHTRTSVRSALIVTMLLASMNCTLDPLIYYFNTEGFKNTLKKIRRGQAWDSEMGTLQTRVTKADFYKAGNAKQGNKQFPVQNLIAPCEGLPFASPKIFLNSPIEDSEI, encoded by the coding sequence ATGTCAGCAGCCAATGTTACTAAATGCAATGATTACAGTTGCATTCACCAACTGCAGTTGGTTGGATACAGCTTGATCTTCATAGCAGGCTTATGTCTCAATGTTGCATCCCTCTTGATATTCCTGTACCATCTGAAACTCAAGTCAGTGGTGGCCATCTACATGTGTAATTTGGTTGTGACTGACCTCCTTTTCACCATATCTTTGCCCTTCCGTATCTACTATTATTTCATGGGGGAATGGCTCTTTGGAACTTTCCTTTGTCAAGTCTTTGGTTctcttttccaaataaatatgtacGGAAGTTGCCTTTTCCTGATGTGTATCAACTTGGACCGTTTTATTGCTATTGTCTACCCACTACGCTGGCGCCACCTCCGGCGTCCCAAAGTGGCCCGACTGCTGTGCTGTTTGGTTTGGGTGCTAATCCTGATGGGCTCTATTCCAGTTGCTGTTATCCACAAGACAACTTCATGTACTAAACAAAATGAAACGATTACTTTGTGCTTTGAAAGCTTCAGTAATGACTTGTGGCAGGAAGAACTCTTTTCTCTGGTCATTTTAGCAGAGATTCTTGGCTTTCTCTTCCCTCTGGCCTCTGTGACAGTCTGCTCGGTCCGAATTTTTCAGAAATTATGCCAGGCTGGCAGGATGCAGAGCCTGCGCCAAGAAAAGACCATTCGCATGCTTGTAGTCAATCTGGTCATCTTTATCATCTGCTTCGTACCCTATAACACCATTCTGGCAGCCTATGGGATGATAAAAGCCAATGTGATTAAGACTGAACTCCACACGCGGACTTCAGTGCGCAGTGCCCTTATCGTCACTATGCTACTTGCAAGTATGAACTGTACTCTGGACCCCTTGATCTATTATTTCAATACAGAAGGCTTCAAAAatactttaaagaaaataagaagagGGCAAGCTTGGGATTCTGAGATGGGAACACTTCAGACTCGAGTAACCAAAGCTGATTTTTACAAGGCAGGGAATGCTAAGCAAGGTAACAAACAATTCCCAGTTCAGAATTTGATTGCTCCCTGTGAGGGCTTGCCATTTGCTTCCCCTAAGATATTCTTGAATAGCCCCATTGAAGACTCTGAAATATAG